The following coding sequences lie in one Saimiri boliviensis isolate mSaiBol1 chromosome 6, mSaiBol1.pri, whole genome shotgun sequence genomic window:
- the RPS6KA4 gene encoding ribosomal protein S6 kinase alpha-4: MGDEDEDEGCAVELRITEANLTGHEEKVSVENFELLKVLGTGAYGKVFLVRKAGGHDAGKLYAMKVLRKAALVQRAKTQEHTRTERSVLELVRQAPFLVTLHYAFQTDAKLHLILDYVSGGEMFTHLYQRQYFKEAEVRVYGGEIVLALEHLHKLGIIYRDLKLENVLLDSEGHIVLTDFGLSKEFLTEEKERTFSFCGTIEYMAPEIIRSKAGHGKAVDWWSLGILLFELLTGASPFTLEGERNTQAEVSRRILKCSPPFPPRIGPVAQDLLQRLLCKDPKKRLGAGPQGAQEVQNHPFFQGLDWVALAARKIPAPFRPQIRSELDVGNFAEEFTRLEPVYSPPGSPPPGDPRIFQGYSFVAPSILFDHNNAVMTDVLEAPGAGDRPGRAAVARSAMMQDSPFFQQYELDLREPALGQGSFSVCRRCRQRQSGQEFAVKILSRRLEANTQREVAALRLCQSHPNVVNLHEVHQDQLHTYLVLELLRGGELLEHIRKKRHFSESEASQILRSLVSAVSFMHEEAGVVHRDLKPENILYADDTPGAPVKIIDFGFARLRPQSPGGPMQTPCFTLQYAAPELLAQQGYDESCDLWSLGVILYMMLSGQVPFQGASGQGGQSQAAEIMCKIREGRFSLDGEAWQGVSEEAKELVRGLLTVDPAKRLKLEGLRDSSWLQDGSARSSPPLRTPDVLESSGPAVRSGLNATFMAFNRGKREGFFLKSVENAPLAKRRKQKLRSATASRRGSSAPAAPGRAPAAAKGAPRRANGPLPPS, from the exons ATGGGGGACGAGGACGAAGATGAGGGCTGCGCCGTGGAGCTGCGGATCACAGAAG CCAACCTGACCGGGCACGAGGAGAAGGTGAGCGTGGAGAACTTCGAGCTGCTCAAGGTGCTGGGCACGGGAG CCTACGGCAAGGTGTTCCTGGTGCGGAAGGCGGGCGGGCACGACGCGGGGAAGCTGTACGCCATGAAGGTGCTGCGCAAGGCGGCGCTGGTGCAGCGCGCCAAGACGCAGGAGCACACGCGCACCGAGCGCTCCGTGCTGGAGCTGGTGCGCCAGGCGCCCTTCCTGGTCACGCTGCACTACGCTTTCCAGACGGATGCCAAGCTGCACCTCATCCTGG ACTATGTGAGCGGCGGGGAGATGTTCACCCACCTCTACCAGCGCCAGTActtcaaggaggctgaggtgcgcgTGTATGGGGGTGAGATCGTGCTGGCTCTGGAACACCTGCACAAG CTGGGCATCATTTACCGAGACCTGAAACTGGAGAATGTGCTGCTGGACTCTGAGGGCCACATCGTCCTCACAGACTTTGGGCTGAGCAAGGAGTTCCTGACGGAGGAG AAAGAGCGGACCTTCTCCTTCTGTGGCACCATAGAATACATGGCCCCCGAAATCATCCGAAGCAAGGCGGGGCATGGCAAG GCTGTGGACTGGTGGAGCCTGGGCATCTTGCTCTTTGAGCTGCTGACGGGGGCCTCTCCCTTCACACTGGAGGGCGAGAGGAACACACAGGCTGAGGTGTCTCG ACGGATCCTGAagtgctcccctcccttcccccctcgGATCGGGCCTGTGGCGCAGGACCTGCTGCAGCGGCTACTTTGCAAGGATCCCAAGAAGCGACTGGGCGCGGGGCCCCAGGGGGCACAGGAAGTCCAGAACCACCCCTTCTTTCAG GGCCTGGATTGGGTTGCTCTGGCTGCCAGGAAGATTCCAGCCCCATTCCGGCCCCAGATCCGCTCAGAGCTGGATGTGGGCAACTTTGCAGAGGAATTCACTCGGCTGGAGCCTGTCTACTCACCCCCTGGCAGCCCCCCACCTGGGGACCCCCGAATCTTTCAG GGATACTCCTTCGTGGCACCCTCCATCCTCTTCGACCACAACAACGCAGTGATGACCGATGTGCTGGAAGCGCCTGGTGCTGGAGACCGGCCAGGTCGGGCAGCGGTGGCCAGGAGCGCCATGATGCAG GACTCGCCCTTCTTCCAGCAGTACGAGCTGGACCTGCGGGAGCCTGCGCTGGGTCAGGGCAGCTTCTCTGTGTGTCGCCGCTGCCGCCAGCGTCAGAGCGGCCAGGAGTTCGCCGTCAAGATCCTCAGTCGCAG gctggaggcgAACACGCAGCGCGAAGTGGCCGCCTTGCGCCTGTGCCAGTCACACCCCAACGTGGTGAATCTGCACGAGGTGCATCAAGACCAG CTGCATACCTATCTGGTCCTGGAGCTGCTGCGGGGCGGGGAGCTGCTGGAGCACATCCGCAAGAAGCGGCACTTCAGCGAGTCCGAGGCGAGTCAGATCCTCCGCAGCCTCGTGTCGGCCGTGAGCTTCATGCACGAGGAGGCGGGCGTGGTGCACCGCGACCTCAAGCCGGAG AACATCCTGTACGCCGATGACACGCCCGGGGCCCCGGTGAAGATTATCGACTTCGGGTTCGCGCGGCTGCGGCCGCAGAGTCCCGGGGGGCCCATGCAGACCCCCTGCTTCACGCTGCAGTACGCGGCCCCCGAGCTGCTGGCGCAGCAGGGCTACGACGAGTCCTGCGACCTCTGGAGCCTGGGCGTCATTCTG TACATGATGCTGTCCGGGCAGGTGCCCTTCCAGGGGGCCTCTGGCCAGGGTGGACAGAGTCAGGCAGCCGAGATCATGTGCAAAATTCGCGAGGGGCGATTTTCCCTTGACGGGGAGGCCTGGCAGGGCGTATCCGAGGAAGCCAAGGAGCTGGTCCGAG GGCTCCTGACCGTGGACCCCGCCAAGCGGCTCAAGCTCGAGGGACTGCGGGACAGCTCGTGGCTGCAGGACGGCAGCGCGCGCTCCTCGCCCCCGCTCCGGACGCCCGACGTGCTCGAGTCCTCCGGGCCCGCGGTGCGCTCGGGGCTCAACGCCACCTTCATG GCGTTCAACCGGGGCAAGCGGGAGGGCTTCTTCCTGAAGAGTGTGGAGAACGCACCCCTGGCCAAGCGGCGGAAGCAGAAGCTGCGGAGCGCCACCGCCTCCCGCCGGGGCTCCTCTGCACCAGCCGCCCCGGGCCGAGCCCCTGCTGCCGCCAAGGGGGCCCCCCGCCGAGCCAACGGCCCCCTGCCCCCCTCCTAA